The following are from one region of the Eubacterium sp. MSJ-33 genome:
- the spoVG gene encoding septation regulator SpoVG yields MQITDVRVRKVTKEGKMRAVVSITIDDVFVVHDIKVIEGEKGLFIAMPSRKASDGEYRDIAHPINSETRDKIQSLILEKYQEVASEDEE; encoded by the coding sequence ATGCAAATCACAGATGTAAGGGTACGTAAGGTTACAAAAGAGGGCAAGATGCGGGCAGTTGTTTCAATTACGATTGATGATGTATTTGTCGTGCATGATATCAAGGTGATTGAAGGAGAGAAGGGACTGTTTATTGCAATGCCGAGTCGAAAGGCATCGGACGGCGAATATCGGGATATTGCACATCCGATCAATTCTGAGACGAGAGACAAAATCCAGAGTCTTATTCTTGAGAAATATCAGGAAGTAGCGTCTGAGGATGAAGAGTAA
- a CDS encoding NfeD family protein, whose product MALTVWLIITVILIAVEIVTLGLTSIWFAGGALIAGLISLTGVHWLVQILVFAVVSTILFVFTRPIATKHFMKNIEKTNVDSLIGKEGVVKQDIDNIEAKGVVKLNGMDWTARSVDGTKIPAGDKVLVDSIDGVKLMVVKKENS is encoded by the coding sequence ATGGCTTTAACAGTTTGGCTGATTATTACGGTAATACTGATTGCTGTAGAGATTGTTACTCTGGGATTGACATCCATATGGTTTGCGGGAGGTGCGCTCATTGCGGGACTGATTTCGCTGACCGGAGTACATTGGCTGGTGCAGATTCTTGTATTTGCTGTTGTTTCGACAATCCTATTTGTATTTACCAGACCGATTGCAACGAAACACTTCATGAAGAACATTGAGAAGACAAATGTGGATAGTCTGATTGGAAAGGAAGGCGTTGTAAAACAGGACATCGATAATATCGAAGCAAAAGGTGTTGTGAAATTGAACGGCATGGACTGGACAGCGCGTTCTGTGGATGGAACGAAGATTCCGGCAGGAGACAAAGTACTGGTTGATAGCATTGATGGCGTAAAACTTATGGTTGTTAAAAAAGAAAATTCATAA
- a CDS encoding glucose-1-phosphate adenylyltransferase → MIKKEMIAMLLAGGQGSRLGVLTSKLAKPAVAFGGKYKIIDFPLSNCINSGVDTVGVLTQYRPLRLNQHIGIGIPWDLDRSIGGVTVLPPYEKSANSQWYTGTANAIYQNLEYIDYYNPDYVLILSGDHIYKMDYEAMLDYHKTSKADITLATYQVPIEEASRFGVVITDDTGCIQEFEEKPEHPRSNKASMGIYIFNWKLLREALTALKDQPSCDFGKHIIPYCHERGSKICAYEYKGYWKDVGTLGSYWEANMELVDIIPEFNLYEEFWRIYTKSDQLPPQYIDPEGSVTESIVGEATEVYGTVQHSVIGSGVTIGKGAVIKNSIIMNGAVIGDGVVMDKAIIAEGVHIGDNAELGVGEEVPNELAPHIYSFGLVTIGENSVIPAGVKIGKNVAISGETTIDEYPDGLLKSGSSIIKAGE, encoded by the coding sequence ATGATTAAAAAAGAAATGATAGCTATGCTTTTAGCAGGCGGACAGGGAAGTCGTCTGGGCGTTTTGACTTCGAAGCTTGCTAAGCCGGCGGTTGCATTTGGTGGAAAATACAAGATTATTGATTTCCCACTCAGCAACTGTATTAATTCGGGGGTTGATACTGTCGGCGTGTTGACACAGTATAGACCACTCCGGCTCAACCAGCACATCGGTATCGGTATCCCATGGGATCTGGATCGAAGCATCGGTGGTGTTACCGTACTTCCACCATACGAGAAGAGTGCAAACAGCCAGTGGTATACGGGTACTGCGAACGCAATCTATCAGAATCTTGAGTATATTGACTACTATAATCCGGACTATGTTTTGATTCTCTCCGGAGATCATATCTATAAGATGGATTATGAGGCAATGCTTGACTATCATAAGACAAGCAAGGCCGATATCACATTGGCAACCTATCAGGTGCCAATAGAGGAAGCAAGCCGTTTCGGTGTTGTTATCACAGACGATACCGGATGTATTCAGGAGTTCGAGGAAAAGCCGGAGCATCCACGGAGCAATAAGGCGTCTATGGGTATTTACATATTCAATTGGAAGCTGCTTCGTGAAGCTTTGACAGCTCTGAAAGATCAGCCTTCTTGTGACTTTGGTAAACATATCATTCCATATTGCCATGAGCGTGGAAGCAAGATTTGTGCATACGAGTATAAGGGCTATTGGAAGGATGTAGGAACTCTTGGTTCTTACTGGGAAGCAAATATGGAACTCGTTGATATCATACCGGAGTTCAACCTGTATGAGGAATTTTGGAGAATTTATACAAAGAGCGATCAGCTTCCGCCGCAGTATATTGATCCGGAAGGATCTGTGACAGAGAGTATTGTTGGTGAGGCAACGGAAGTTTACGGTACTGTACAGCATTCCGTTATCGGTTCCGGTGTTACAATCGGAAAGGGTGCTGTGATTAAGAATTCCATCATTATGAATGGTGCTGTGATTGGTGACGGTGTTGTTATGGACAAAGCAATTATTGCAGAGGGTGTTCATATTGGAGATAACGCAGAACTTGGTGTCGGTGAGGAAGTTCCAAATGAACTTGCACCACATATCTACTCATTCGGTCTTGTAACAATCGGAGAGAATTCCGTAATTCCGGCAGGCGTGAAGATTGGTAAGAACGTTGCCATCTCTGGTGAGACAACCATTGACGAATATCCGGATGGATTGTTAAAGAGTGGATCCAGTATTATAAAGGCAGGTGAGTAG
- the hprK gene encoding HPr(Ser) kinase/phosphatase: MEEEYSVSVTQLIQKMNLINHTPEIDTDHILIKDPNMNRPAVQLAGFFEHFDSARIQICGNVEFAYISNMHTEEENVRIFEKLFAFKIPCLIFCRNIKPYDYIIETGKKCGIPILTDTSETTSDFVHEVVKWLHVELAPRISIHAVLLDVYGEGVMITGDSGLGKSEAALEMIRRGHRLVSDDVVEIKKVSDETLIGTAPDITRHFIELRGIGIIDVKSMFGVECVKHTQSIDLIVNLEEWDKDANYDRLGLEDQYTEILGNKIVSHSIPIRPGRNIAVIVEAAAVNHRQKKMGYNAAQELYNRVTQNIAKNSHNV; encoded by the coding sequence ATGGAAGAAGAATATAGCGTAAGTGTGACCCAATTGATTCAAAAGATGAATCTGATTAATCATACGCCTGAAATAGATACCGATCATATATTGATTAAAGATCCGAATATGAACCGTCCGGCAGTTCAGTTGGCGGGATTTTTTGAACATTTTGATTCTGCACGTATTCAGATATGTGGAAATGTAGAGTTTGCGTATATTTCGAATATGCACACAGAGGAAGAGAATGTCCGGATATTTGAGAAGTTATTTGCATTCAAGATTCCATGTTTGATCTTTTGTCGGAATATTAAGCCATACGATTATATTATCGAGACTGGAAAGAAATGCGGTATACCGATTCTGACGGATACATCGGAGACAACCTCTGATTTTGTACACGAGGTTGTAAAGTGGTTGCATGTGGAATTGGCACCACGCATTTCTATTCATGCAGTTTTGCTTGATGTATATGGTGAAGGCGTTATGATTACCGGTGACAGTGGTCTTGGTAAGAGTGAAGCAGCACTGGAGATGATACGACGTGGACATCGACTTGTATCCGATGATGTCGTGGAAATCAAGAAAGTCAGTGATGAGACATTGATTGGTACTGCACCGGATATTACGAGACATTTTATCGAGCTTCGAGGAATCGGAATTATCGATGTCAAGAGTATGTTCGGCGTAGAGTGTGTAAAGCATACACAGAGTATTGACCTGATTGTGAATTTGGAAGAATGGGATAAGGATGCAAATTACGATCGTCTTGGATTGGAAGACCAGTATACGGAGATTCTTGGAAATAAGATTGTCAGTCATTCGATTCCGATTCGACCGGGACGGAATATTGCGGTTATTGTAGAGGCGGCAGCAGTCAACCACAGACAGAAGAAGATGGGTTACAATGCAGCGCAGGAGTTGTACAACCGTGTAACACAGAATATAGCAAAAAATTCACAT
- a CDS encoding SPFH domain-containing protein gives MNGAQILGIFLVILVVIVICSSIRVVPQAHAYVIERLGTYNTTWSAGLHLKTPLIDKVAHRISMKEQVVDFAPQPVITKDNVTMRIDTVVFFQITDPKLFAYGVEKPIMAIENLTATTLRNIIGELELDQTLTSRETINTKMRATLDEATDPWGIKVNRVELKNIIPPAAIQDAMEKQMKAERERREQILIAEGEKKSAILRAEGQKESLILSAEAEKQSAILRAEATKEATIRRAEGEAEAILKVQQANADGIKFLNEAAPDQAVLTLKSLEAFAKAADGKATKLIIPSEISGIAGLASSLTEIVTKNKES, from the coding sequence ATGAACGGAGCACAGATTTTAGGTATTTTTCTTGTTATTTTAGTTGTGATCGTGATTTGCAGCTCGATCCGTGTAGTACCACAGGCGCATGCATATGTTATTGAACGTCTGGGGACTTACAATACGACATGGTCAGCAGGTTTACATTTGAAAACCCCGTTGATTGATAAGGTAGCACACCGCATTTCTATGAAGGAGCAGGTTGTTGATTTTGCACCACAGCCGGTAATTACGAAAGATAATGTTACGATGCGGATTGATACAGTCGTATTCTTCCAGATTACGGATCCGAAGCTTTTTGCATATGGTGTGGAAAAGCCGATCATGGCAATCGAAAACTTAACAGCGACAACTCTTCGTAATATTATCGGTGAGCTTGAACTTGACCAGACTCTGACGTCAAGAGAGACAATCAATACGAAGATGCGTGCAACTCTCGATGAGGCGACAGATCCTTGGGGTATCAAAGTAAACCGTGTAGAGTTGAAGAATATCATTCCGCCGGCAGCAATTCAGGATGCAATGGAAAAACAGATGAAGGCAGAACGTGAGAGACGTGAGCAGATCCTGATTGCGGAAGGTGAGAAGAAGTCAGCAATCTTACGGGCAGAAGGTCAGAAGGAATCTCTGATTCTTTCTGCGGAAGCAGAGAAGCAGTCGGCAATTCTTCGTGCAGAGGCAACGAAGGAAGCAACAATCCGTCGTGCTGAAGGTGAGGCAGAAGCAATCCTTAAAGTACAGCAGGCAAATGCAGATGGTATCAAGTTCTTAAATGAGGCTGCACCGGATCAGGCGGTTCTTACATTGAAGAGTCTTGAAGCATTTGCGAAAGCGGCTGATGGAAAGGCAACCAAGTTGATTATTCCGAGTGAGATTTCCGGGATTGCAGGACTAGCATCATCGTTGACGGAGATTGTCACAAAGAACAAAGAGTCGTAG
- the glgD gene encoding glucose-1-phosphate adenylyltransferase subunit GlgD, producing the protein MRAIGIILAGGNSSRMGELSAKRAVAAMPIVGSYRAIDFTLSNMTNSHIQKVAVYTQYNSRSLNEHLNSSKWWDFGRKQGGLYLFTPTITATNSYWYKGTADALYQNINFLKSAHEPYVVIASGDAVYKLDYNKVLEEHIATGADITVVCKDIQPGEDDINRFGVVKLADDNRVISFEEKPIVAETNTASIGVYVVRRRQLIELLEACAAEGRSDFVNDILVRYKNVKKVYAYKLDSYWRNIGTIDSYFKTNMDFLKKDIRDYFFRQHPDVYSKVEDLPPAKYNGDAVVSNSLIASGSIINGTVEDSVLFKKVYIGNNCVIKNSIILNDVHIGDNCYIENCIVESRDTLRANTVHTGDPNEIKVIVEKNFRYAL; encoded by the coding sequence ATGAGAGCAATCGGTATTATTTTAGCAGGTGGAAATAGTAGCAGAATGGGAGAGCTGTCCGCAAAGAGAGCGGTTGCGGCTATGCCGATCGTGGGAAGTTATCGTGCAATCGATTTTACTCTTTCCAACATGACAAACTCTCATATTCAGAAGGTAGCTGTTTATACACAGTATAATTCACGTTCATTAAATGAACATTTAAATTCCTCTAAGTGGTGGGATTTCGGAAGAAAGCAGGGTGGACTTTATCTGTTCACACCAACAATCACAGCAACAAACAGCTACTGGTACAAGGGAACGGCAGATGCGCTGTATCAGAATATCAATTTTCTGAAATCAGCTCATGAGCCATATGTTGTTATTGCCAGTGGTGATGCAGTGTATAAGCTCGACTACAATAAGGTACTTGAGGAGCATATCGCAACAGGAGCAGATATCACGGTTGTATGTAAGGATATTCAGCCGGGCGAAGACGATATTAATCGTTTCGGTGTTGTAAAGCTTGCAGATGACAATCGTGTAATCAGCTTTGAGGAAAAGCCAATCGTAGCAGAAACCAATACAGCCTCAATCGGTGTTTATGTTGTAAGACGTCGTCAGTTGATTGAGCTGCTTGAGGCATGTGCTGCAGAAGGCAGAAGCGATTTTGTAAATGATATACTTGTTCGTTATAAGAATGTAAAGAAGGTATACGCATACAAGCTGGATTCTTACTGGAGAAATATTGGTACGATTGATTCTTACTTCAAGACAAATATGGATTTCCTGAAGAAAGATATCCGTGATTACTTCTTCCGCCAGCATCCGGATGTATATTCCAAGGTTGAGGATCTGCCACCGGCAAAATATAACGGTGATGCAGTGGTAAGCAACAGTTTGATTGCGAGCGGAAGTATCATCAATGGTACGGTAGAGGATTCTGTTCTCTTCAAAAAAGTTTATATTGGTAACAACTGCGTAATCAAGAATTCAATTATTCTGAACGATGTACATATCGGGGATAACTGTTATATTGAGAACTGTATCGTGGAGAGTCGTGATACACTTCGTGCGAATACAGTACATACCGGTGATCCAAATGAGATTAAGGTCATTGTAGAAAAGAATTTCAGATACGCATTATAA